One genomic window of Etheostoma spectabile isolate EspeVRDwgs_2016 chromosome 5, UIUC_Espe_1.0, whole genome shotgun sequence includes the following:
- the LOC116688903 gene encoding mothers against decapentaplegic homolog 4, whose protein sequence is MSITNTPTSNDACLSIVHSLMCHRQGGESETFAKRAIESLVKKLKEKKDELDSLITAITTNGAHPSKCVTIQRTLDGRLQVAGRKGFPHVIYARLWRWPDLHKNELKHVKYCQFAFDLKCDNVCVNPYHYERVVSPGIDLSGLTLTSSGPSSAQMVKDEYDFDGPQSLPSIEGGHSIQTIQHPPSAGRPAPSESFTTPSLLPSAEASTSASTSSFPAIAAGSGSASSTWSRNSSFTPNIPHHTNGHLQHHPPMPHPTHYWPVHNELAFQPPISNHPAPDYWCSIAYFEMDVQVGETFKVPSSCPIVTVDGYVDPSGGDRFCLGQLSNVHRTEAIERARLHIGKGVQLECKGEGDVWVRCLSDHAVFVQSYYLDREAGRAPGDAVHKIYPSAYIKVFDLRQCHRQMQQQAATAQAAAAAQAAAVAGNIPGPGSVGGIAPAISLSAAAGIGVDDLRRLCILRMSFVKGWGPDYPRQSIKETPCWIEIHLHRALQLLDEVLHTMPIADPQPLD, encoded by the exons ATGTCCATCACCAACACACCTACCAGCAATGATGCCTGCCTGAGCATTGTGCACAGCCTGATGTGTCACAGACAGGGTGGCGAGAGCGAGACGTTTGCCAAGCGGGCCATTGAGAGCCTGGTGAAAAAGCTAAAGGAGAAAAAAGACGAGCTTGACTCCCTTATCACAGCTATCACCACCAATGGCGCCCATCCCAGCAAGTGTGTGACCATTCAGAGGACACTGGATGGACGGCTGCAG GTGGCTGGACGTAAAGGGTTCCCTCATGTAATCTACGCCCGGCTGTGGCGGTGGCCTGACCTGCATAAGAATGAACTGAAGCACGTCAAATACTGCCAGTTTGCCTTTGACCTAAAGTGTGACAATGTGTGTGTCAACCCCTATCACTATGAGAGAGTGGTGTCGCCTGGCATAG ACTTATCAGGACTGACACTGACCAGTTCTGGGCCTAGCTCTGCACAGATGGTTAAGGATGAGTATGATTTTGATGGACCTCAGAGTCTGCCCTCTATTGAGGGAGGGCACTCTATCCAGACAATTCAACACCCCCCATCTGCCGGCCGTCCAGCCCCTTCTGAATCCTTTACAACCCCAAGCCTGCTCCCATCTGCTGAGGCCTCCACCTCTGCGTCAACATCATCCTTCCCTGCCATTGCTGCTGGATCAGGCA GTGCCAGCTCAACATGGTCTAGGAACAGCAGCTTCACCCCCAACATACCCCACCACACCAACGGCCATCTACAGCACCACCCTCCTATGCCACATCCGACACACTACT gGCCGGTGCATAATGAGCTCGCCTTTCAGCCTCCTATATCTAATCATCCAG CTCCAGACTACTGGTGCTCAATTGCTTATTTTGAGATGGACGTACAAGTCGGGGAGACTTTTAAGGTGCCCTCTTCTTGCCCCATCGTGACAGTGGACGGCTATGTGGACCCCTCAGGGGGAGACCGGTTCTGTTTGGGTCAGCTCAGCAACGTACATCGCACTGAGGCTATTGAGAGAGCAAG GCTTCACATTGGCAAAGGGGTTCAGCTGGAGTGTAAGGGGGAAGGAGATGTGTGGGTGCGTTGCCTCAGTGACCATGCAGTGTTTGTTCAGAGTTATTACCTGGACAGAGAGGCGGGCCGAGCCCCCGGAGACGCTGTTCACAAAATCTACCCCAGCGCTTACATCAAG GTGTTTGACCTCCGTCAGTGCCACAGACAGATGCAACAGCAGGCTGCTACGGCTCAAGCAGCTGCTGCAGCCCAAGCAGCGGCTGTGGCCGGAAATATACCTGGACCTGGATCAGTTGGAGGAATAGCTCCAGCTATTA GTCTGTCAGCCGCAGCCGGGATCGGGGTAGACGACCTCCGGAGGCTGTGTATTCTCAGGATGAGTTTTGTTAAGGGCTGGGGGCCCGACTACCCCCGCCAGAGCATCAAGGAGACCCCCTGCTGGATCGAGATCCACCTGCACAGAGCACTACAGTTACTGGACGAGGTGCTGCACACTATGCCTATAGCAGACCCACAACCTCTGGACTAA